A single region of the Nicotiana sylvestris chromosome 6, ASM39365v2, whole genome shotgun sequence genome encodes:
- the LOC104238685 gene encoding folate-biopterin transporter 1, chloroplastic-like isoform X2: protein MSVAVEMSETTVERDNDAEPLLDSIDRKEDLLTTSVEEDSSSSNKIGPHGNKYSISSVRCFGVDLTPDNIAIALVYFVQGILGLSDLAVSFYLKDNLHLDPAEVVDSMVVERARGESQSMSGSLQSLCWGSSAFGGIVSSYFSGSLVDSYGVRSVFGVTALLPLITSAVSVLVKEEPVHGPARGLSLGNGFFESSKSSIFQLWGAVKQPNVLFPTLFIFLFQATPQSGSAMFYFITNKLGFTPEFLGRVKLVTSVASLIGVALYNSFLKKVPLRKVFLVTAIIGSALGMTQVLLVTGLNQHFGISDEWFSIGDSLILSVLGQAFFMPVLVLAARICPLGMEATFFATLMSIANGGSTLGGLLGAGLTQIFGVTKDRFDNLTLLIVVCNLSSLLPLQLLSLLPRDVPDSEENTDIEMISS from the exons ATGTCAGTCGCAGTCGAAATGTCGGAAACCACCGTCGAACGAGACAACGACGCCGAACCGTTGCTTGATTCTATAGATC GAAAGGAGGATCTGCTGACAACCTCTGTCGAGGAAGATTCTAGTTCATCTAATAAAATTGGCCCTCATGGGAACAAATATTCTATTAGTTCAGTCAGATGCTTTGGGGTGGACCTAACCCCAGATAACATTGCAATTGCCCTGGTATATTTTGTTCAAGGTATCTTAGGCCTTTCAGATCTTGCTGTTAGCTTTTATTTGAAGGACAACCTGCACCTAGACCCTGCAGAG GTCGTAGACTCCATGGTTGTTGAGCGGGCACGTGGTGAGTCTCAAAGCATGTCAGGATCTCTTCAGTCACTATGCTGGGGTTCTTCAGCATTTGGGGGAATTGTCAGTTCTTACTTCAGTGGCTCCCTTGTGGATTCTTATGGTGTGAG GTCCGTTTTTGGTGTAACAGCATTACTTCCGTTGATAACATCTGCAGTATCTGTACTTGTGAAAGAGGAGCCTGTACATGGCCCAGCAAGGGGTCTTTCTTTAGGCAATGGCTTCTTTGAGAGTTCAAAAAGTAGCATTTTCCAGTTATGGGGAGCTGTTAAGCAGCCTAATGTTCTTTTTCCCACGCTATTTATTTTCCTATTTCAGGCAACACCACAGTCAGGTTCTGCTATGTTTTATTTCAT AACAAATAAACTTGGTTTCACTCCAGAATTCTTAGGCCGCGTTAAGCTGGTTACTTCAGTTGCATCACTGATTGGTGTTGCGCTGTATAACAGTTTCTTAAAGAAAGTTCCTTTAAGGAAAGTATTCCTTGTGACGGCTATTATTGGTTCAGCTCTTGGGATGACTCAG GTTCTACTGGTAACCGGATTGAACCAGCATTTTGGCATTAGTGATGAGTGGTTTTCAATTGGGGATTCGTTGATCCTATCTGTTCTTGGTCAG GCTTTTTTCATGCCTGTTCTTGTATTAGCTGCAAGAATATGTCCACTGGGAATGGAAGCAACTTTCTTTGCAACCCTTATGTCTATAGCCAATGGAGGAAGTACCCTTGGGGGCCTACTCGGTGCCGGTCTAACGCAGATCTTTGGTGTCACCAAGGACAGATTTGATAACTTGACTCTCCTAATAGTTGTCTGCAATCTCAGCTCTCTGTTGCCTTTACAGCTACTTAGCCTCCTTCCTCGAGATGTACCTGATTCAGAGGAGAATACTGATATTGAGATGATATCATCTTAA
- the LOC104238685 gene encoding folate-biopterin transporter 1, chloroplastic-like isoform X1 yields the protein MSVAVEMSETTVERDNDAEPLLDSIDRKEDLLTTSVEEDSSSSNKIGPHGNKYSISSVRCFGVDLTPDNIAIALVYFVQGILGLSDLAVSFYLKDNLHLDPAETAVISGFSSLPWLIKPLYGFISDSFPLFGYRRRSYLVLSGLLGALSWVFMATFVDSKYGAASCLLIGSLSVAFSDVVVDSMVVERARGESQSMSGSLQSLCWGSSAFGGIVSSYFSGSLVDSYGVRSVFGVTALLPLITSAVSVLVKEEPVHGPARGLSLGNGFFESSKSSIFQLWGAVKQPNVLFPTLFIFLFQATPQSGSAMFYFITNKLGFTPEFLGRVKLVTSVASLIGVALYNSFLKKVPLRKVFLVTAIIGSALGMTQVLLVTGLNQHFGISDEWFSIGDSLILSVLGQAFFMPVLVLAARICPLGMEATFFATLMSIANGGSTLGGLLGAGLTQIFGVTKDRFDNLTLLIVVCNLSSLLPLQLLSLLPRDVPDSEENTDIEMISS from the exons ATGTCAGTCGCAGTCGAAATGTCGGAAACCACCGTCGAACGAGACAACGACGCCGAACCGTTGCTTGATTCTATAGATC GAAAGGAGGATCTGCTGACAACCTCTGTCGAGGAAGATTCTAGTTCATCTAATAAAATTGGCCCTCATGGGAACAAATATTCTATTAGTTCAGTCAGATGCTTTGGGGTGGACCTAACCCCAGATAACATTGCAATTGCCCTGGTATATTTTGTTCAAGGTATCTTAGGCCTTTCAGATCTTGCTGTTAGCTTTTATTTGAAGGACAACCTGCACCTAGACCCTGCAGAG ACAGCTGTGATATCTGGTTTCTCATCATTGCCATGGCTTATAAAGCCCTTATATGGATTCATCAG TGATTCCTTCCCACTCTTTGGTTACCGAAGAAGATCGTACTTGGTATTATCAGGACTCCTTGGAGCCCTCTCATGGGTTTTTATGGCCACCTTTGTTGACAGCAAGTACGGTGCTGCTTCCTGCTTACTTATTGGTTCTCTTTCTGTTGCTTTCTCAGATGTT GTCGTAGACTCCATGGTTGTTGAGCGGGCACGTGGTGAGTCTCAAAGCATGTCAGGATCTCTTCAGTCACTATGCTGGGGTTCTTCAGCATTTGGGGGAATTGTCAGTTCTTACTTCAGTGGCTCCCTTGTGGATTCTTATGGTGTGAG GTCCGTTTTTGGTGTAACAGCATTACTTCCGTTGATAACATCTGCAGTATCTGTACTTGTGAAAGAGGAGCCTGTACATGGCCCAGCAAGGGGTCTTTCTTTAGGCAATGGCTTCTTTGAGAGTTCAAAAAGTAGCATTTTCCAGTTATGGGGAGCTGTTAAGCAGCCTAATGTTCTTTTTCCCACGCTATTTATTTTCCTATTTCAGGCAACACCACAGTCAGGTTCTGCTATGTTTTATTTCAT AACAAATAAACTTGGTTTCACTCCAGAATTCTTAGGCCGCGTTAAGCTGGTTACTTCAGTTGCATCACTGATTGGTGTTGCGCTGTATAACAGTTTCTTAAAGAAAGTTCCTTTAAGGAAAGTATTCCTTGTGACGGCTATTATTGGTTCAGCTCTTGGGATGACTCAG GTTCTACTGGTAACCGGATTGAACCAGCATTTTGGCATTAGTGATGAGTGGTTTTCAATTGGGGATTCGTTGATCCTATCTGTTCTTGGTCAG GCTTTTTTCATGCCTGTTCTTGTATTAGCTGCAAGAATATGTCCACTGGGAATGGAAGCAACTTTCTTTGCAACCCTTATGTCTATAGCCAATGGAGGAAGTACCCTTGGGGGCCTACTCGGTGCCGGTCTAACGCAGATCTTTGGTGTCACCAAGGACAGATTTGATAACTTGACTCTCCTAATAGTTGTCTGCAATCTCAGCTCTCTGTTGCCTTTACAGCTACTTAGCCTCCTTCCTCGAGATGTACCTGATTCAGAGGAGAATACTGATATTGAGATGATATCATCTTAA
- the LOC104238686 gene encoding uncharacterized protein, translating to MDETTSKSEGKESEYEFTEITLRQIELSDVDDFMEWATDEKVSHFCIWDTYTSKDQALDYIKNNAIPHPWLRVICIKNRAIGAISVTPNSGNIDSCRAELGYVLAYKYWGKGIVTRAVKMVATTIFSEWSNLERIEALVDIDNKGSQRVLEKVGFLREGVLRKFMSIKGKSGDMVIFSLLSTDVVQH from the coding sequence ATGGATGAAACAACTAGCAAATCAGAAGGAAAAGAAAGCGAATATGAATTCACTGAAATCACTCTCAGGCAAATTGAACTGTCAGATGTGGATGATTTCATGGAGTGGGCAACAGATGAAAAAGTCAGCCATTTTTGCATCTGGGATACTTACACTTCCAAAGACCAAGCTTTGGATTATATCAAGAATAATGCTATTCCCCATCCATGGTTGAGAGTTATCTGCATTAAAAACAGGGCAATTGGGGCAATttctgtgacaccaaattctggtaATATTGATAGTTGTAGAGCTGAACTTGGATATGTCTTGGCTTACAAGTATTGGGGTAAAGGGATTGTCACAAGAGCAGTGAAAATGGTGGCAACTACCATATTTTCAGAGTGGTCAAATCTGGAGAGGATTGAGGCATTGGTGGATATTGACAATAAAGGATCACAAAGAGTGCTAGAAAAAGTTGGGTTCTTGAGAGAAGGTGTTCTAAGAAAGTTCATGAGTATAAAGGGGAAATCAGGAGACATGGTAATATTTAGCTTGCTATCTACAGATGTTGTTCAACACTAG
- the LOC104238688 gene encoding protein CDC73 homolog, translated as MDPLTLLREYTIRNELHKIVRIGDDYRFGNDYSFPCTIETAYRSKHVQANRYTLETLINFITNHHLKHTDYIQQSRSLRIPAVTLPDRKPLLDYLTGKTASSDSIEFLKFPQPNETTVPVSVSAASLGNDENFLTDVRVLENRNPIELIRAVEKPLKDRESILMCKNRDFYSVFTAALRRDEERQRAESLQRKDGLVAKNRIERGGFGGGDELGYDGGPKAKMHLKGSKIGEGVPIILVPSAFSTLITIYNVKEFLEDGVFIPTDVKLKQMKGTKPDCITVQKKFSRDRVVTAYEVRDKPSALKAEDWDRVVAVFVLGKEWQFKDWPFKNHVEIFNKIVGFFLRFEDDSVESAKTAKQWNVKIISISKNKRHQDRAAALEVWEKLEEFMRSRSH; from the exons ATGGATCCCCTAACCCTCCTCCGGGAGTACACGATCCGAAACGAGCTCCATAAAATCGTCCGCATCGGCGATGACTACCGTTTCGGCAACGACTACTCTTTCCCCTGCACCATTGAAACCGCTTACCGCTCTAAGCACGTGCAAGCGAATCGCTACACTCTCGAAACCCTAATCAACTTCATCACCAATCACCACCTCAAACACACTGATTACATCCAGCAATCACGCTCCCTTCGTATCCCCGCTGTCACTCTCCCTGATCGTAAACCCCTCCTCGATTATCTCACCGGGAAAACTGCCTCGTCCGACTCCATTGAATTCCTCAAATTCCCTCAGCCCAATGAAACTACGGTTCCtgtttctgtttctgctgctagTCTTGGTAACGATGAGAATTTTTTAACGGATGTTAGGGTTTTGGAAAATCGAAACCCGATTGAGCTGATTAGAGCTGTAGAGAAGCCTTTGAAGGATAGGGAGTCGATTTTGATGTGTAAGAACCGGGATTTTTACAGTGTTTTTACGGCAGCGTTGCGTAGAGATGAGGAGCGGCAGCGGGCAGAGTCTTTGCAGAGGAAAGACGGTTTGGTAGCGAAGAATCGGATAGAGAGAGGGGGTTTTGGCGGTGGTGATGAATTAGGGTATGATGGTGGGCCGAAGGCGAAAATGCATTTGAAGGGAAGCAAGATAGGGGAGGGTGTGCCGATTATTTTGGTTCCCAGTGCGTTTTCGACTTTGATTACTATTTATAATGTGAAGGAGTTTTTGGAGGATGGGGTCTTTATACCAACTGATGTGAAATTGAAGCAGATGAAGGGGACGAAACCTGATTGTATAACGGTGCAGAAGAAGTTTAGTAGGGATAGGGTAGTTACGGCCTATGAGGTGAGGGATAAGCCTTCTGCATTGAAGGCGGAGGATTGGGATCGTGTGGTGGCTGTTTTCGTGTTGGGGAAAGAATGGCAGTTCAAAGATTGGCCCTTTAAGAATCATGTTGAGATCTTTAACAAGA TTGTAGGATTTTTCTTGCGTTTTGAGGATGATAGCGTGGAGTCAGCGAAGACCGCAAAGCAGTGGAATGTCAAGATTATTTCG ATAAGTAAAAACAAACGCCACCAGGACAGAGCTGCAGCACTTGAGGTGTGGGAGAAACTTGAAGAATTTATGAGGTCTCGCTCACATTGA